A region of the Thalassoroseus pseudoceratinae genome:
ACCGCCGAGCACCGGGCGATTTTGAATCAGAGCCACCTTGCAGCCCATCCGCGCGGCCGACAACGCCGCTCCCATGCCGGAGTAACCCCCGCCGATGACCACCACATCGTAGCCGGATTTTTCGGTCGGTTCTTCCTTCAATCCGAGCAAGTCGCGTCGCCATCCCGGAAGGATTTTCGAAGCGTTCGGCGGCGGTTCGGAATCTGTGGTGAAGTAGATCGCATCACAACGTCCGTCGAAACCAGTTAGATCTTTCAGAGCGAGATCCACATCAACGGGACCAGATTGATCCGCGTCGCCGATTTTCACCGTGCCGCCGTCGTGCCAGAACCATTCGGCTCCGCTGGTGCCGAACGTCTCGTCCAGTGGTTGACCGTTGACGAGCAGTTGGAACCGTCCAGGTTGACCAGGGGCATCCCATCGGGCGACCCAATCTTTCGTCCGCACGAACACATGGTACGTGCCCGCAGCAGGAAACTTGACGGTCGTTTTGGCATCCGCCACCGGGCGACCGAGACCATGGGCAAGCAAGTACGGCGAACCCATTTCGTGGATGAATTGCGTATCGAGTTTCCAACCACCATGGTCTTGGAAACTCTCCGCTTCAACCAAAAGGGATTCCGCGAAAACCGGTGTGCTAAGACAGCCGATCAGCACGAGAGCAAGTATTGAACGCATGGGTTGAGACCTCAATAGAATTCGACGTGTGCCACGTTTTTGTAAGCCGTCGAGATGAACTGTGTGGATTGGTTTATTCAACGCACAGAGTTGTGGCACACTGATGATGATTCATTCAGACATTCGCTGCAACGAGTGAGGCGAGGACTTTCCGCGTGCCGACGAAGGGGCGGCGACCGTGCATGACCACGAAGTTATCGACCAACGCCACATCGCCACGTTGCCAAGGAACGTCGAAGCTCAGTTTGTCACCAAGTTCGACCGCAATCGCGACGGCATCCCGGTCGAGCGGGCTGCCATCGCCGAACGTGATCGCCTTCTCCGCATCATTTCGACTGTCTTGCCAATGGGCGGCAGCAATGAGTTGATTGAAGAATGTTTTGCGACCATCCGGAAGCGTCCGCACCGCCGGCATCACTGGAGTGGTCATTCGCAAGCAACCGTCTTCTAGCCACTCCCATGAGTAACCGAGTTCCAAAAGTCGTGCCTCGGCGGCGGCTTTCGTGTCTGCTCGCAATGTGCTCTGCCAACTTCGGCCCATGCCGGACTTGGGGTCGTCCACAGCCGGCATCACGTTGGAATACAGAAGTCCTTTTTGCTCGCAATCGTCGGCGAACTTCGGACAGGCTTTTTGAAGTTCGCGGAACAGAATGTCGGATCGGCACAGCGGTGTGGCTCCGCCTTCTTCCGCAGCATGTTCGCAGAAAAAGAACAACCGACTCGGGTAGACCGGTGTCTGAGCCATCTCGTGATGCAGGAAAATCGTCACTTCCGACGGCGCTTCGTTCGCCGTGAACACCCGCGGTGTGCGATTGACCCGCACGGCGTTCGATAGCGAATCCCGATATGCAAAATTCTCGTAATCGAACGCTGTAATGAAGGCATCGAAATCTTGATCGGATGTCAGCGGAAAATCCCGGAATAGAATCGTCCCGTGTCGCGAGGCTTGCTCATCGAGTTCATCGCGGTTCGCTTGGACCCAATCACGGACGGCTTCCACGGTCGCGTTGGCCGTTCGACACGCCAGAACCAGCGGGAACGGGATGCCGTCGTATTCCTGCTGGGTTGGCAGCGACAAGGGTTCGACGGTTAGAGTTTCAGTCGACATAAAAATTACTCATAGATCGGAAAGAAGGTATTGAACGCTTCCTCGCAGAACACGCCGGGATCGTTGAATCGACGGTTGCGATTCAGGCTGGCAATGGTCTGCATCTCTTGGTTGGTCAGCTCGAAATCGAACAAACTGATGTTTTCTTTGAGCCGTTCGGGCTTGGATGTTTTGGGGACGATTGCCGTTCCCCGTTGCACCCCCCACCGGAGGACCACTTGGGCCGGTGATCGACCGTGCGATTCCGCAATGGCTTTGATTTCCGGCAAGTTCATGACCGATTCCTCTTTCTCGGCCATGCCGATCCCCACGTACGACGGGGCACCCAGCGGAGAGAACGCCGTTACCGCGATGTCTTCCTGCTGGCAGTATCGAACGAGCTTTTCCTGCGTGAGATACGGATGGGATTCAATCTGCAAGACCGACGGACGGATTTCCGCGTAGGACAAAACATCGCGAATCAGGCTGCAATTGAAGTTCGAGAAACCGATGTTGCGAACCAAGCCCTCGCGAACTAACGACTCCATCGCTCGCCAAGTTTCCTGAATCGGAACTTTTGCCGGTTCAATTTTCGGCTCGGCGGCGTCTGGGTCGGTGAACCAACCGGGCGGATAACGGGTCTCGAACGGCACGAATTGTTGCGCGATCGGAAAGTGGATCAGGTATAAATCCAGCGCGTCGACGCGGAGATCGCGGAGCGTTCGTTCAAGGGCCGGGCGAACGTGTTCGGCGGCGTGATAGGTGTTCCAAAGTTTTGAAGTCAACCAGACGTCACTTCGCGAAACGGCACCGGAATCGAAAATCGCTTGCAAGCCCTCGCCGACGGCGTCCTCGTTGCCGTAATCACAGGCACAATCGAAATGCCGGTAACCGGCATCGACGGCCGATTGAATAAGGGACGGGGCTTCGGACGGATCGACTTTCCACAGACCCAAACCCACCGATGGGAGTTTGTCGCCTGTCGAGAGTGTCAACGAACTGGACATGATGGATTCCGATGTGTTTTCGTGTTGATGATTCCGGCGGACGTGCATTGTACCACGCGGAAATCAGAACGAAAACAGACCGAGCCTGAGTCAACCAGTCATGGGTTCAAATGCTCATCTGGACGGGGCGATTCGGTATTATTCGTCGTTGGAAACCAGACCGGCTTGTTGTGCTTGCAGCCACAAGGCCCAGGTTCGTTCGTCGTAACCGAAGTTCTTGCCGGTGATCTTTTTGAGAGCACTCAGGACTTGGGGATTCTCGTGGTTGACACTGACCGTTACGGTTTTCGTGGGGCGACCGGCGGCACCGGGATCGTTCACCACGGCCCCGTTGAACATGCCTGTCCGTAAACCGACTTCGATATCCGGCGGCAGTTGCGTGCCACCACCGTATGTGCCGTTGGCTCCGAAACTGTAGGAGTCTTCGGGGACTTGAATGCGGTATTGATGCGTGGTGACCAGGGCGCCAATGAGTGCGGGCACGGCTTGGTCGTCACCGACTTGTTCCAAAGCCGCTCCGGCTCGGCAGACGATTGTATTCAAACCATTGCTGAGTTCCCGAGCGTAAAGCGACATTGCGAGTTTGTACTGCTCTTCCGGAATGGCGTCACGGGCGGCCCGTCGGATTTGCGGAGCAACGTCAAACAGCGACTGCTTCACCAGCGGCGTCACTCCCCGAGGACCGGAGATCTGCCCGAGAATTCCGACGTACAACGATCGCATGGACACGTTGGGGTCGTCACTGAAGAAATAGGACAACGCCGGAACCGCATGCGGATCGCTGATTCGTTTGAGCTCGGCGAGTGCCTGCTGACTTTGGGCCGGTCGGCTGAGCAGGTAGCCCTTGAGCTGCCGAATCTTCTTGATCCAATCTTTGTCCTGTTGGTCATGGGACTCGGCGTCTTCGAGCAACGCCTTTTCCTGAGGCGTGATCCATTTGCCATCGTGTTTGACGTATCCTTGGGAGAGGAACTTTTCCTCTTTCGTCATCCAAGTTCCATCGTGCTGAATGTGGCCGAGGCTGCGGTGAGCGTCTTCGTGGTCGGGGGCGAGTTCCACCACGCGTTCCAATTCGCGTTCGCGTTGAGCCGGCAATTTGTTTTTGAGGCACCAAGTGGCCAAGTCCCAATGGGCTTCCACGGTGTTCGGGATTCGGCGGCTTCGCGTCTCATACTCTTCGACGGCTTGCGATCGCCGGGTGACAAAGTCGATTTCCTCCTGCGGAATGATCAACGTTGCACCGGTCGGTGTCGTGATCGTGACTTCCGGAAGATCGGCCACTTTCGTCTTGTGTTCGAACTGCCCACGGACTTCGCCTCCGCTGTTCAGTTTGATTAAGTCCGCGAATGCAATCGGAGCAACATACTGAAACGCTGCAACGACCGAGAGCAGTGTGATGATGCGAATCCCCATGGAACCCTCCGAATGAGTCTTCGTCGAGATCGGTTTGCGGTTTTCGATAACCACAGAACAACCGCTAGAATGGTTCCTCAGATTCTATCCGGAGCGATGAACGAATCTCAAGTGGTGGTTGACGCGGCGGATGACTATGGGTGAGTTCAATGACCCATGCCAACCCCATCCCCAATAGCAATACCAGCGATAATTGGATTCGGTGATGCGAATGCAATTCCACTTCCGGGAGGAGATCACCCAGCGAAATGCACAAGAAGACACCCGCTGAGAATCCCAAGGCACAGCCCACGATGAATTGGTGTTCGGCTCCGAAGGCTTGAACTCCCAGAAAGAACGCCAATGCTCCGATCGGGCACATCAACGCAAAGCCGAAGTTGATGACGTTCCGCCAAGTCGTCGACCAGCCGGAAGCCGCCATCAAAGACGTGATGGAAACGGCGTCGAGCGGCTTGTGCAAAAGGATCGCTAAGAAAGTGCTGAATCCGAAAAGCGACCATCGAACGGGGG
Encoded here:
- a CDS encoding TauD/TfdA family dioxygenase, with translation MSTETLTVEPLSLPTQQEYDGIPFPLVLACRTANATVEAVRDWVQANRDELDEQASRHGTILFRDFPLTSDQDFDAFITAFDYENFAYRDSLSNAVRVNRTPRVFTANEAPSEVTIFLHHEMAQTPVYPSRLFFFCEHAAEEGGATPLCRSDILFRELQKACPKFADDCEQKGLLYSNVMPAVDDPKSGMGRSWQSTLRADTKAAAEARLLELGYSWEWLEDGCLRMTTPVMPAVRTLPDGRKTFFNQLIAAAHWQDSRNDAEKAITFGDGSPLDRDAVAIAVELGDKLSFDVPWQRGDVALVDNFVVMHGRRPFVGTRKVLASLVAANV
- a CDS encoding ZIP family metal transporter, yielding MQTTVLISVYCTLIVAASLTGGMLANRLKLSHTQMQMLLSGVGGFMLGIALFHLLPHSLHLTGSIHASTNWLAIGLMTMFFLIRAFHFHSHEPADSSELHDHDHDNGGHHAHSPIAHRWGWFGVTLGLALHTLIDGMALGADVAAQEDSPVRWSLFGFSTFLAILLHKPLDAVSITSLMAASGWSTTWRNVINFGFALMCPIGALAFFLGVQAFGAEHQFIVGCALGFSAGVFLCISLGDLLPEVELHSHHRIQLSLVLLLGMGLAWVIELTHSHPPRQPPLEIRSSLRIESEEPF
- a CDS encoding HEAT repeat domain-containing protein, yielding MGIRIITLLSVVAAFQYVAPIAFADLIKLNSGGEVRGQFEHKTKVADLPEVTITTPTGATLIIPQEEIDFVTRRSQAVEEYETRSRRIPNTVEAHWDLATWCLKNKLPAQRERELERVVELAPDHEDAHRSLGHIQHDGTWMTKEEKFLSQGYVKHDGKWITPQEKALLEDAESHDQQDKDWIKKIRQLKGYLLSRPAQSQQALAELKRISDPHAVPALSYFFSDDPNVSMRSLYVGILGQISGPRGVTPLVKQSLFDVAPQIRRAARDAIPEEQYKLAMSLYARELSNGLNTIVCRAGAALEQVGDDQAVPALIGALVTTHQYRIQVPEDSYSFGANGTYGGGTQLPPDIEVGLRTGMFNGAVVNDPGAAGRPTKTVTVSVNHENPQVLSALKKITGKNFGYDERTWALWLQAQQAGLVSNDE
- a CDS encoding aldo/keto reductase gives rise to the protein MSSSLTLSTGDKLPSVGLGLWKVDPSEAPSLIQSAVDAGYRHFDCACDYGNEDAVGEGLQAIFDSGAVSRSDVWLTSKLWNTYHAAEHVRPALERTLRDLRVDALDLYLIHFPIAQQFVPFETRYPPGWFTDPDAAEPKIEPAKVPIQETWRAMESLVREGLVRNIGFSNFNCSLIRDVLSYAEIRPSVLQIESHPYLTQEKLVRYCQQEDIAVTAFSPLGAPSYVGIGMAEKEESVMNLPEIKAIAESHGRSPAQVVLRWGVQRGTAIVPKTSKPERLKENISLFDFELTNQEMQTIASLNRNRRFNDPGVFCEEAFNTFFPIYE